The DNA sequence GTCTGCCGGACGTCCGCCGTACGGCGACCACGCTGCGCGCGCTGCTGGGCGGGGCGTATCTGGTGCTCGGCCAGGGCGTCCATCCGCATGAGGGCTATATGGAGCTCGCCGATCAGCTGGTGACCTTCCGGGGCCCGTGGGCCGACTACCGTTGGTCCCAGGCGGCCGAGTGGACGGCCGGATACCCGCCCGAACGGTTCTGTCACCAGGTGCACGGCGTCCCCCGCCGGCACCTGGAGGAGGCGTTGCGGATCGCCCGCTGGCAGGGCGCGGGCACGGTCTACTTCACCGACCGGATGGCCCGTCCGGAGGGACGGACCCGTGCCGAGTCCCCCTGGGAGGCCCTGCCCGGCTACTGGGACGAAATCGTCTCGCGACTCGGACCACGTGTCATGGAATGAGATGGAGCGTGGCAGTGTTACGAGAAGAAAACCTCCCCGCTCACGCGGGGGTGAACCGTCTGCTCCCTCCCCTTACGGAGTCCCCGTGTCGCTGCCACCCCTGGTCGAGCCGGCTGCCGAGCTCACCGTCGACGAGGTCCGCAGGTACTCACGCCATCTGATCATCCCGGATGTCGGGATGGACGGGCAGAAGCGGCTGAAGAACGCCAAGGTGCTCTGTGTGGGCGCGGGCG is a window from the Streptomyces luomodiensis genome containing:
- a CDS encoding spherulation-specific family 4 protein codes for the protein MSHLIPTGPRRDVPATAARLGFGVPGYAHPLVAPTEWAELARPGAPLHWAVLDVARGPGARRDPHCLTAAARLRAAGVRVLGHLDLRCGTRPFGELISDANHFLDWYRVDGFCLDRCPVDRPGLPDVRRTATTLRALLGGAYLVLGQGVHPHEGYMELADQLVTFRGPWADYRWSQAAEWTAGYPPERFCHQVHGVPRRHLEEALRIARWQGAGTVYFTDRMARPEGRTRAESPWEALPGYWDEIVSRLGPRVME